The Rhizoctonia solani chromosome 14, complete sequence genome has a segment encoding these proteins:
- a CDS encoding Retrotransposable element Tf2 protein, which yields MESLCLPLIDLPTPQTVTMLDGSSPQAGKIWKKANLTFSLDGKHMTETFLICNTGPHASILGLKLLDTHNPEIDWNTRTLTFPHAPLEHAAIAEEEEANKNPLEGVPPEYHQYTKVFGEEEFNKLPPHQHYDIGIKLTKDRPLNLPLYSMTNAKSATLKDWLRDELKAGKIRPSK from the coding sequence ATGGAATCACTCTGCCTTCCTCTAATAGATCTACCTACCCCCCAaactgttactatgcttgatgggtcaagcccccaggctggcaaaatctggaagaaggctaatctaaccttctcccttgatggcaaacataTGACTGAGACATTCCTAATCTGCAATACAGGGCCTCATGCCtctatcttgggattgaaattgCTAGACACCCATAATCCAGaaattgactggaacacGCGTACCCTTACCTTCCCCCATGCACCACTGGAACATGCGGCTAttgctgaggaggaggaagccaacaagaacccccttgaaggagtacccccagaATACCATCAGTAcaccaaggtatttggggaggaagaattcaacaagcttcccccacaccaGCACTATGACATTGGGATCAAACTTACCAAGGACAGGCCCCTCAACTTGCCCCTTtatagcatgaccaatgccaaaTCTGCCACACTcaaagattggctcagggatgaactcaaggctgggaaaatccgtcccagcaaatga
- a CDS encoding Retrotransposable element Tf2 protein: MAQLHGAKVFTKLDLQWGYNNVQVKEGDEWKTAFRTKYGLYKSLVMTFGLTKAPAAFQHFMNKLFKDLLDICVIIYLIDILIYSKNNLFCKASKCTFHVTSVEYLGIIVLDKGFSLDKCCTPL; the protein is encoded by the exons atggcccagctccatggtgccaaggtctttactaaATTGGAtctacaatggggttacaacaatgtccaagttaaggaaggtgatgaatggaaaactgccttccgcaccaagtacggcctctacAAGTCCCTtgttatgacctttggcctgaccaAGGCACCCGCTGCATTCCagcactttatgaacaaaTTATTCAAGGACCTGCTTGACATTTGTGTGATCATCTACCTCATTGACATTCTGATCTACTCCAAAAACAAC ctgttctgcaaggcatcaaagtgtaccttccacgtcacctcagtggaatacttggggatcattgtcttggataaaggttttagtctggataagtgttgtacaccactgtaa